The Lathyrus oleraceus cultivar Zhongwan6 chromosome 5, CAAS_Psat_ZW6_1.0, whole genome shotgun sequence genome includes the window ATATCTTGACCttatgaatatatatatattttatgttatTAATTAATTATGCTTGATCTTGTGTCATGTTGTATTTACATTTTACAGAATAAAATCTATTCATTTTGGATCAGTTACTACTTACCAACAGGTATAATCTATTGATTTTAAAATTGGAAAATTGTTTTCATTGATCAAATAGATAAGATCCAATGTCTTGAAAAATTAAGGGATGATCTATAAAATTAGCAATCTAACACGCTCAAGTCAATGAAATCAGAGAGAGATCTAGTTGGAAAGTGGAGTGAGATAATATTTGTGGTAGGATTTCATAGATTATGTTTGTATAACTCTCTTACATAGCACACATATATTACACATTGAACACAATAACCTTCTGTGTCACACCATTGTTATTCAGTAAACCTGATATCACATGCAAGAGGATAATACACACTATATATCATATATTGTAGGAAGCGCACATGAATGGTTCAGATTCTATGAATCAAACTTTCTTTCAGAAAAACGCGTAAACTCATCTTGAGGTGTAATGGTTAAAGAATTTGATCTAGAAAAGGAAGATTGAATGTGGAAGAACTCAATGCAATCCTCAACAGCTGCGGTCCTAAAATAATCAACAGAGACACCTATGGTCTTTGATCTTCCCATGGAAGCCGAAACGCGGTTCGAAGATCTTCTCATAGATGAAAAACATACAGCTTTTGTTACTCTTTCAACAACACCTTTCAGAAACTCAATAGGGGAAAATTCAGACATCCAAGGAATCCTTACTATGCAGCATTTTTTTACATGCAAGTTTCTAGCTGCTGTCTTCTTGATGATGTTCTTTTTCCATGACATGTTTGTTTTCTATAGGAATATGTTGTGACATTCATTgtgtttcttttttttttgcaaGTGACAGTGTTATATGCAAAAGTGGAAGTAAAAGCATTAGAATCTTTTTGTCATGTTATGTGGTAAAAGATGAAAGGAATTGTAGTAGGTAAGACCCAACAATAGTTGTTGGAATGGTTGGAAATATAGAATGAGGAAGGTTCTAATTTAGTTAGTAAAGTTGATAAATATTATTTTGCTATACAATGAGATATAGGTGATTGGAAAAATTTGTAACACGAAATTTTTAGTGACTAGTTTGTTTAAGAAATTTAGATCATCTAATGAACAAATTTATGGTAATTTTGTCCCttaaaacataaaataaatagAATAAGAAAAACTATTATGGttgatattttaaaattttcaaagaaATATATTTGTCAATTCAAAAAAAATATAGGCTATTTTTATTTTCACATATACTTACAATTTCGATAGTTAATTTTTGTATTAATCATTTTTTATGGTTGAAAATTGTTTAAGAACTTTGTTTCAGCAGGATAAAATAGTCTCACACAAAGTCGTGAGGATTCTCACATCCAAAACGGATAATATCTTGTAATTACAGTGACACAAACTTGAGGTCGACCAGAATATTGACCCCGCCTGTTGTAACTCGAAGTTCGCACTGCCTCTTAGCCTCGAGTAGAGGGCAATTGCTACGGACTGACTAGAATAATCCTATATTGCTTGAAAATCAAGATTAAAAAAAGTTTATATATAACATTCATACATCTTAATCCAACGAGACGTCTTTTCTAAAGGACAAAATTGTAAGAGTTCTCACATCTATATCGTCCAGAACAAACTTATATTAAGTGATTAGACCCTCAATTAGAAAACAAGTATGTGTGTTTGTTTCTTGAGAGATTTTAGTTCCTCGTCCTTGTGATGCTAATCTTATTCGATGTATGTGGATTTTTAGGCATAAGAAAAATTTTGATGGCTCCTTTGAGCGTTATAAGGTTCATCTTGTAGGTGATGGCATGTCACAGGTTGCAGGTGTGGATTGTGACGAGACTTTTAGCCCCGTGGTGAAACCCGCTATCATTCGAACAGTGCTTACCATTGCTCTCTCCAAATCCTGGCCCATTCATCAACTAGATATCCAGAATGCCTTTTTATATGGTGATCTTCATGAGACTGTTTACATGCATCAGTCATTGGGTTTCCGCGACCTCCGTCATCCAAATTATGTATGTCGGTTGAAGAAGTCATTGTATGGTCTCAAGCAAGCACCTAAGGCATGGTACCAATGTTTTGCTGACTATGTCGCCACCATTGGCTTTCGCCATAGCACATCAGACCACTCCCTCTTCATATATCGACAAGGTTTAGACATGGCCTACATTCTGCTGTATGTAGACGACATTATCCTCATCACCTCCACTCAGGTCCTCCGCCAATCAATTATGTCACTCTTAGCATTTGATTTTGCAATGAAGGATTTAGGCCCTCTGAGTTACTTTCTGGGTATTGCAGTATCTCATCATCCTGATGGCATATTTCTCAGTCAAAGCACTTATGCTTCAGAGATCATTGAACGTGCTGGCATGTCGTCCTGTAAACCATCAGTCACTCCTGTTGACACCAAGCAGAAACTCAACATCTCCTCCGACACTTTTTATGAGGATCCCTTCTTGTATCGGAGTCTTGCAGGGGCCCTACAGTATCTTACCTTCACTCGATCTGATATATCATATGTTGTTCAACAAGTTTGTCTTCACATGCATGCCCCTCGCATGGAACATATGTTTGCTCTTAAGCGCATTTTGCGCTATGTTCAGGGCACCTTACATTTTGTACTACACTTATCCCCATCTCCCATTACAAAGTTTATTTCCTACACTGACGCTGATTGGGGTGCATGTCCTGACACCAGACGTTCTACATCCGGTTACTGTGTTTTTCTAGGTGACAATCTTATTTTTTGGTCTTCCAAAAGACAACAAACTCTCTCCCGTTCCAGTGCTGAAGCCGAATATAGGGGGGTTGCCAATGTTGTCTCCGAATCGTGTTGGATTCACAATCTTCTCCTGGAACTCCACTTTCCTATTCCTCATGCCACTTTGGTGTATTGTGACAATGTTAGTGCCATCTATCTATCTGGTAATCCTGTGCAGCATCAGCgcactaagcatattgagatggACATTCATTTTGTTCGGGAAAAGGTAGCTCGTGGTCAAGCTCGCGTCCTTCATGTTCCCTCAAGACATCAGATCGCAGACATCTTCACCAAAGGACTTCCTCGCATTCTCTTTGATGATTTTCGGACCAGTCTAAGCGTCTGTGAACCTCCCGCTTCGACTGTGGGGGTGTGATAGAATAgaatattttgttataattagtCATAATTAGTTTCCTATAATTATATTGTATCATGATTAGATAGTTGATCAAATGTTACACATTGATGTATATATATTCTATTCAGATCAATAAGAAGGACACGATTTCCATCATCTTACAAATAGGTGGGTTAAGGATGGTGGGTAATGATGAATATGTAATGGGTGAAAAGGAAACACAAACAAGCAGAGAAACTTGTTCTCTAATTTCCTATTTCTGCTGCCTATTGACTATGTAGAGAACACTTTAATGTTTACTTTATTCATCTAACATACTCCATTCATCTGATATTAAACATTTAAAATAAGCTACTCACCCTCCATTGGATGGAGGCAAACAATGACTTACAATAGCCCAAATATTCTCATAAGCTGCAAAAGCTCAGATTTAACTGAAAAGATGCAGAAGTATAAAACTGCAGGACTCTCAGCCCCTCCAACTACACCTCAACCATTGGATATATTTTGTTTGACATGCTTTACTTACACTCAGAAAGTTTCATCCGTGAAAACTTCATCTTTCATGGTTATGAGAGGATTGGTATATTTTAAGATTTATCATGAGATCTTCATTCTATATATCAACAAAAGGAAACTAAGAATATAGATCATGTAGTATGTTCTTCCAGTTCGGCTACATTCCCACTGTAAATAACTGGCATGAACAACATGTTGTACTGTATCCGCCACTGCAACTAGTATATAACGCATATTTCCTGCAGAAATataacaaaaaagaaaaaaataatgCACGCTCCCTACGCAGGCTTCACCCTGATCAGGTTCGAAGGGACTATCTCAGCCTGAACTGCTAGCGTGCTAGCTTAATAGCTAGAGCTCATGCAGATACAGGCACCCCTGGTGCATCTCGGGTGTTAATAACAGCCGAAAAGATAAACAAGGTACCAAACATGATGATTTGATAATAGTAATAATGCAGTTTATTGCTGAGAATTGGATAACACAACAGAAGTAGAATAAAAGATGAAGTTCTTAAATGTTGTTCACAAACTATTATTCTATAACTGGAAAATGAAAAAGACTTCACTATCCTTTCAGGTAAGTTGTGTAGTAGCTATCTCCAAGTTCTCTCATATGGTTTTCTCCATTTATATAGCCCTGCAAAAAAAAAAGTTCTATTAACAATGTTGATTTACAACTTGTCTTTTAATCTATATTGAGTGAAAATGAACAGcttataaaaaataattatataataCACTGAGCTTCCTTACCCTTCCTTAGAACTGATGTAAGATTCGGGCAAGTAAATCTCTCCACCA containing:
- the LOC127080627 gene encoding josephin-like protein: MSWKKNIIKKTAARNLHVKKCCIVRIPWMSEFSPIEFLKGVVERVTKAVCFSSMRRSSNRVSASMGRSKTIGVSVDYFRTAAVEDCIEFFHIQSSFSRSNSLTITPQDEFTRFSERKFDS